Proteins from a single region of Chitinibacter bivalviorum:
- a CDS encoding DUF2092 domain-containing protein gives MKLPFKLLGMALLPITAVSGATGEAPVDSNINPVVISKLVETGDYLRSLTRFQVDADITQDLVLDNGQKVKIHGKTSMKVNHLQQISSSIESDRLNRKFYYDGKSITQYAPKQGYFATVPASNNVYDALHQLESEYGLQVPLEDLFQLGRDAKQLDKLTVAAYVGPTQINGQLCDHMAFRQEGVDWQLWLSRSKPALPCKLSIVSTDEAAQPEYVVEYHWKMKPTFKESDFKFKPGKHDQAIPLKKVGEQGEKNEQ, from the coding sequence ATGAAATTACCGTTCAAATTGCTTGGCATGGCCTTGTTACCAATCACCGCCGTATCAGGAGCAACCGGCGAAGCCCCCGTAGATTCAAACATTAATCCTGTCGTGATAAGTAAATTGGTAGAGACGGGGGACTACCTTCGTTCGCTCACGCGCTTTCAGGTCGATGCTGATATAACACAGGATTTGGTGCTCGATAACGGCCAGAAGGTCAAAATTCATGGCAAAACCAGCATGAAGGTCAATCACCTTCAGCAAATCAGCTCCAGCATTGAAAGCGACCGCCTTAATCGGAAATTTTATTACGATGGTAAAAGCATCACCCAGTATGCACCGAAGCAAGGCTATTTTGCGACAGTGCCTGCAAGTAATAATGTTTACGATGCATTACACCAACTCGAAAGCGAATATGGACTGCAAGTACCGCTCGAAGACTTATTCCAACTGGGACGCGATGCTAAACAGCTCGATAAATTAACCGTGGCGGCATATGTAGGCCCAACGCAGATTAACGGTCAGCTATGCGACCATATGGCATTTCGCCAAGAAGGCGTTGATTGGCAGCTTTGGCTCAGCCGCAGCAAACCCGCGTTACCCTGCAAACTGTCGATTGTCAGTACAGATGAAGCTGCGCAACCTGAATATGTAGTTGAGTATCACTGGAAGATGAAACCTACTTTCAAAGAAAGTGATTTCAAGTTCAAACCAGGTAAACATGACCAAGCTATTCCGCTGAAAAAAGTCGGTGAACAGGGGGAGAAAAATGAACAATAA
- a CDS encoding ABC transporter ATP-binding protein, with protein MSLLQAQNLSLKQGDRELICNLNLQISAGEAWIVLGENGCGKSTLLSSLAGWFKPSAGQVLLGGVPMQQVAPLQRAKQLAWQTQQDECPFPLTVLEKTLTGRHPHLSRWEWESAADLALAQQQLARLDLQGFAERDLASLSGGERRRVSLATALTQQAPLMLLDEPLSQLDLRHQQQALAVLREELAAGRSIVMVSHDPNHAAQLATHALLLFGDGTWSAGVLVETLNTKLLSRLYHHPVSAIEQNGSSWFVPMR; from the coding sequence ATGAGCTTATTACAAGCGCAAAATTTGAGCTTAAAGCAGGGCGATCGTGAGCTGATTTGCAATTTGAATCTACAAATTAGCGCAGGCGAGGCGTGGATTGTGCTCGGTGAAAATGGCTGCGGCAAAAGTACGCTGTTGTCCAGCTTGGCGGGCTGGTTTAAGCCAAGTGCGGGGCAGGTACTACTGGGAGGTGTGCCAATGCAGCAAGTTGCACCTCTTCAGCGTGCGAAACAGCTTGCGTGGCAAACACAGCAAGATGAATGCCCATTTCCTTTGACTGTGTTAGAAAAAACGCTCACCGGTCGCCATCCGCATCTGAGCCGCTGGGAATGGGAAAGCGCGGCCGATCTGGCGCTGGCGCAGCAGCAACTGGCAAGGTTGGATTTGCAGGGTTTTGCCGAGCGCGATCTGGCAAGCCTGTCTGGCGGCGAGCGCCGCCGCGTTTCGCTGGCGACTGCACTCACCCAGCAAGCGCCATTGATGTTGCTCGACGAGCCGCTCTCGCAACTCGATCTGCGCCATCAGCAACAAGCACTCGCGGTGCTGCGCGAAGAGCTTGCCGCAGGCCGAAGTATCGTAATGGTCAGCCACGACCCCAATCACGCCGCACAACTGGCGACACACGCCTTGCTATTATTCGGTGATGGCACGTGGAGTGCTGGGGTATTGGTTGAAACATTAAATACAAAATTGCTTAGCAGGCTATACCATCATCCCGTATCTGCAATAGAGCAAAATGGCAGCAGCTGGTTTGTGCCGATGAGATGA
- a CDS encoding FecCD family ABC transporter permease, with the protein MKSARLTPQKVSATMAVLLLLMLLAIAASLCFGSTNYRPWQLWSSADEAALARDVVLELRLPRTLAALAVGGLLALAGTLQQVLLRNPLADPYILGTSGGASVGALLALLLGVGTLGVNLAAGGGALASIIIVFLLAGRDHSATQTRLLLTGVALAAFCGALSSLLLSMAPDGLLRGMIFWLMGDLAGAHWQSAMVMLLVLLIGIWPLARELNIMGMSSESAFSLGLNHNTLRWILYFAAALACALAVTTAGMIGFVGLIVPHALRLIIGQDLRLLLPAAAMAGGVVLLLADILARTLIAPQQLPVGVVMALLGVPVFLWLLSRKAGGRR; encoded by the coding sequence ATGAAGTCTGCGCGTTTAACCCCGCAAAAAGTCAGCGCGACCATGGCGGTGCTCTTGCTATTGATGCTGCTAGCTATCGCAGCGAGCCTTTGCTTTGGCTCGACCAATTACCGGCCATGGCAGCTTTGGAGTAGTGCTGATGAGGCTGCGCTGGCGCGCGATGTGGTGCTCGAGCTTCGCCTGCCGCGCACCTTGGCGGCGCTGGCGGTCGGCGGTCTGCTGGCGCTGGCTGGTACATTGCAGCAAGTCTTGTTGCGCAACCCATTGGCTGATCCCTACATCCTGGGTACTTCTGGCGGGGCCAGTGTGGGCGCGCTGTTGGCGCTATTACTCGGGGTGGGTACTTTGGGCGTCAATCTGGCGGCAGGTGGTGGGGCGCTAGCCAGCATCATCATCGTGTTTTTGCTGGCGGGGCGTGATCACTCGGCGACGCAAACACGATTGCTGCTGACTGGCGTCGCTTTGGCCGCTTTTTGCGGTGCGCTTTCTTCATTGTTGCTCAGCATGGCGCCCGATGGCCTGCTGCGCGGCATGATTTTCTGGCTGATGGGGGATTTGGCAGGGGCGCATTGGCAGTCGGCCATGGTGATGTTGCTGGTGCTACTGATTGGCATTTGGCCCTTGGCGCGTGAGCTCAATATCATGGGTATGAGCTCAGAATCTGCGTTTTCATTGGGGCTAAATCATAATACCCTGCGGTGGATATTGTATTTTGCCGCAGCGCTGGCCTGCGCATTGGCGGTTACGACCGCAGGGATGATTGGCTTTGTTGGGCTCATCGTGCCGCATGCTTTGCGACTCATCATCGGGCAAGATTTACGTCTCTTGCTACCTGCCGCTGCGATGGCGGGTGGTGTTGTTTTGCTGCTGGCCGATATTCTGGCGCGCACCTTGATCGCGCCACAGCAATTGCCCGTCGGCGTGGTCATGGCCTTGCTCGGCGTGCCGGTGTTTTTATGGCTGCTGTCGCGCAAAGCGGGAGGCCGCCGATGA
- a CDS encoding transglutaminase-like cysteine peptidase, with protein sequence MVRRKTHIILLQLITARRLIFAALLCVLIQALPARSGWDFDKLVKMAQQRYGANASKLMSETQQLLASSKTLAEPDKLKRVNEFFNRRFQFQDDMTIWQQADYWASPLEMVGKGAGDCEDFAIIKYFALKELGVAAEKLRMSYVKAKIGGASSTVTQAHMVLTYYPTPDAEPLILDNLITDIRPASRRADLVPVFSFNSEGIFAGSGNQPSGSIDRLSRWKDVLLRMQADGIEF encoded by the coding sequence ATGGTTAGAAGAAAAACCCACATCATATTGCTTCAATTGATCACCGCTCGGCGCTTGATATTCGCAGCACTGCTGTGTGTGCTGATTCAGGCTTTGCCTGCCAGATCGGGCTGGGATTTTGATAAACTCGTCAAAATGGCTCAGCAGCGCTACGGTGCCAATGCAAGCAAGCTGATGAGTGAGACACAGCAGTTACTTGCTAGCAGTAAAACCCTGGCTGAACCCGATAAGCTCAAGCGAGTAAACGAGTTTTTCAACCGGCGTTTTCAGTTTCAGGATGATATGACTATCTGGCAACAAGCCGATTACTGGGCTTCGCCACTGGAAATGGTGGGAAAAGGTGCGGGTGATTGCGAAGACTTTGCCATTATCAAGTACTTTGCACTCAAAGAGTTGGGCGTGGCGGCCGAAAAGCTGCGCATGAGCTACGTAAAAGCTAAAATTGGTGGCGCTAGTAGCACCGTAACACAGGCGCATATGGTGCTCACTTATTACCCAACGCCCGATGCCGAACCACTGATTTTAGATAATCTGATTACCGACATCCGTCCTGCTAGCCGCCGAGCTGACTTGGTCCCCGTGTTTAGTTTTAACAGCGAAGGTATTTTTGCTGGCAGCGGCAATCAGCCTTCTGGCTCGATTGATAGATTATCACGCTGGAAAGATGTTTTGCTGCGCATGCAAGCCGATGGCATTGAATTTTAA
- a CDS encoding HD domain-containing phosphohydrolase: MQNDITNRIPFYIHISYLFVALLVGFALLSGWNQYRSSSLILKTAADQQFGLAAKSTAEEVEQIYQSGARTAQLLSEQRLMNATTLDERLDSLKYLTTSLSYNPAVIAHYIGYETGDFFLVRIYRGHPAMTKRFNPPKNTLWIVQSVSHSTGQAIGEYLFYDQALKLIERRVDPKYDFDPRTRDWYKAKSTPGQLLITDPYYFSASGLVGISFSQQTANQKGVVGSDVRLERINDFLLRHRITPDTRLALIDSEQRVISSHKGTPDLIKEADGQLRLPKLVSFDAPVLKKLLGLPQGKAGNASTFATDSGEDWEGLTTQINLPNGKKLTLLMATPHQELLSAAIAERNQSIWVAALLIAFGVVLAIWMAHKASKPINALTEEVQKIEQFQFDEAVDVNTNITEIARLAHGLGGMKQTISRFMSLSQALAAEKNFSRLQAKILDELGAVSQANGGVIYIAHNQQGTIELESTQFFWHGPAQAAHPGAENINMASNHTVATALRAQEILKTVSAAEFSRDFPLLPPIERSLTQLTLPLSNRDGVLVGALALAIDESKKPSADLLAFVQTIAATAAVAVDTQRLVNEQKVLLEAFIQLIAGAIDAKSLYTGGHCQRVPELTKMLARAAEKQTEGQFADFKLNEDQWEELHIAAWLHDCGKVTTPEYVVDKATKLETLYDRIHEVRMRFEVLKRDAEVRCWQAIAAGGKTDELQAQLASEWAELDAEFAFIATCNEGGEFMAPDKIERLKQIAARTWQRTLSDRIGIAHEEKERKQRTPESDLPVSELLLADKPEHILLRAERDKLGDDNPWGFKVKVPEHMYNRGELYNLGVARGTLSEEERYKINEHIIQTIVMLEKLPFPRHLQRVPEIAGGHHEKMDGSGYPKRLKRDEMSPAARMMAIADIFEALTAVDRPYKKGKTLSEAIKIMGFMVKDQHIDVDLFRLFLQEGLHLEYAQRFMKPEQIDEVDISSYLA, encoded by the coding sequence ATGCAAAACGACATAACAAACCGAATTCCATTCTACATTCATATTTCCTACCTCTTTGTTGCGCTACTGGTGGGGTTTGCCTTGTTAAGCGGTTGGAATCAATATCGCTCCAGCAGTTTAATTTTGAAAACCGCGGCTGATCAGCAGTTTGGCTTGGCGGCCAAATCAACCGCAGAAGAAGTTGAGCAGATTTACCAAAGCGGCGCACGCACCGCGCAGCTCTTGTCTGAGCAACGTTTAATGAATGCCACGACGCTGGATGAGCGGCTGGATAGCTTGAAATATCTAACGACCTCGCTCAGTTACAATCCGGCCGTCATTGCACACTACATTGGCTACGAAACGGGCGATTTCTTTCTGGTTCGCATTTACCGTGGCCATCCGGCGATGACTAAGCGTTTTAACCCGCCAAAAAATACGCTGTGGATCGTACAGAGCGTTAGCCACTCTACGGGTCAAGCCATTGGCGAATATCTATTTTACGATCAAGCGCTCAAATTAATCGAACGGCGCGTTGATCCTAAATATGATTTCGATCCACGTACGCGTGATTGGTACAAGGCTAAAAGCACTCCTGGTCAATTATTAATTACCGATCCATATTATTTTTCTGCTAGTGGACTGGTTGGTATTTCATTCTCACAGCAAACCGCAAACCAAAAAGGCGTGGTTGGCAGTGATGTTCGCTTGGAGCGCATTAATGATTTTTTACTGCGCCATCGCATCACCCCTGATACACGCCTCGCTTTGATTGATTCGGAGCAGCGGGTGATCTCTTCGCATAAAGGTACGCCAGATTTAATCAAAGAAGCCGATGGTCAACTGCGGCTACCCAAATTAGTGAGTTTTGACGCTCCTGTTTTGAAAAAACTCTTGGGTTTACCGCAAGGTAAAGCGGGCAATGCCAGTACATTTGCGACCGACAGCGGTGAAGATTGGGAAGGATTAACAACACAAATTAATTTACCCAATGGCAAAAAGCTAACGCTACTGATGGCGACACCCCACCAAGAGTTACTTAGCGCAGCAATTGCCGAGCGCAATCAAAGTATCTGGGTTGCTGCGCTGTTAATTGCATTTGGCGTGGTGCTGGCCATTTGGATGGCACACAAAGCCTCCAAACCCATTAATGCTTTAACAGAGGAAGTGCAAAAAATTGAGCAATTTCAATTTGATGAGGCGGTCGATGTTAATACCAATATCACTGAAATTGCACGCCTAGCTCATGGTCTGGGTGGTATGAAACAAACCATTTCCCGCTTTATGTCGCTCTCGCAAGCGCTGGCGGCAGAAAAAAACTTCAGCCGCCTGCAGGCCAAAATTCTGGATGAATTGGGCGCAGTCAGCCAAGCTAACGGCGGCGTAATTTATATTGCGCATAATCAGCAAGGCACGATAGAGCTCGAATCAACACAGTTTTTTTGGCATGGCCCAGCTCAAGCCGCGCACCCGGGAGCTGAAAACATCAATATGGCGAGCAATCACACGGTTGCCACGGCTTTGCGTGCGCAAGAAATACTGAAAACCGTGAGTGCTGCCGAATTTAGTCGGGATTTTCCGCTCTTGCCACCCATTGAGCGCTCACTCACACAACTGACTTTACCGCTTAGCAATCGCGACGGCGTACTGGTTGGCGCGTTGGCATTGGCGATTGATGAAAGTAAGAAACCGAGCGCAGATTTACTCGCTTTTGTACAAACCATTGCTGCCACCGCTGCCGTCGCCGTTGATACGCAACGCTTGGTGAATGAGCAAAAAGTATTGTTGGAAGCCTTTATTCAACTGATTGCCGGTGCAATTGATGCCAAAAGCCTATACACCGGCGGTCATTGTCAGCGCGTGCCCGAACTGACCAAAATGCTCGCCCGTGCAGCAGAAAAGCAAACCGAAGGACAGTTTGCCGACTTCAAGCTTAACGAAGACCAGTGGGAAGAGCTGCACATCGCCGCGTGGTTGCACGATTGCGGTAAGGTGACGACACCTGAATACGTGGTAGATAAAGCCACCAAACTTGAAACATTGTATGATCGGATCCATGAAGTACGGATGCGCTTTGAAGTGCTTAAACGCGATGCCGAAGTGCGTTGCTGGCAGGCGATTGCCGCAGGTGGCAAGACTGATGAACTACAAGCGCAATTGGCTAGCGAATGGGCCGAACTCGATGCAGAATTTGCTTTTATTGCGACCTGTAATGAAGGTGGCGAATTTATGGCCCCCGATAAAATCGAGCGACTTAAGCAAATCGCCGCCCGTACTTGGCAGCGCACTTTATCTGATCGTATTGGCATTGCGCATGAAGAAAAAGAGCGCAAACAGCGCACGCCCGAATCCGACCTGCCTGTTTCCGAGCTGTTGTTGGCTGATAAACCTGAGCATATCTTGCTGCGCGCCGAGCGCGACAAGCTGGGTGACGACAACCCTTGGGGCTTTAAGGTGAAAGTGCCTGAGCACATGTATAACCGTGGAGAGCTTTATAATCTTGGCGTTGCGCGAGGTACCCTCTCAGAAGAAGAACGCTACAAGATTAATGAGCACATTATTCAGACCATTGTCATGCTGGAAAAACTTCCCTTCCCGCGCCATTTGCAACGTGTGCCAGAAATCGCCGGCGGCCACCATGAAAAAATGGACGGCAGCGGTTACCCAAAACGTTTGAAGCGCGATGAAATGAGCCCAGCCGCCCGCATGATGGCGATTGCCGATATTTTTGAAGCACTCACCGCGGTCGATAGGCCGTATAAAAAAGGTAAAACGCTGTCGGAGGCGATTAAAATCATGGGCTTTATGGTGAAAGACCAGCATATTGACGTGGATTTATTCCGGCTGTTTTTGCAAGAAGGCCTGCATCTTGAATATGCTCAGCGCTTTATGAAGCCCGAGCAGATCGATGAAGTTGATATTTCCAGCTATCTCGCCTGA
- a CDS encoding cobyrinic acid a,c-diamide synthase: MASVLLIAAPSSGSGKTTITAGLAWLYRRQGLLVKVFKCGPDFLDPLLLCFASGEPVDNLDLWLVGEDLCRQMLAQAARDFDVILIESVMGLFDGEPSTADLAVKFGLPVLAIIDAGAMAQTFGALAFGLAHYRADLPFYGVLANKVAGERHAQMLQESIKPQNKEREAALRAVCGQEKSAAKTEVVQDVQRGLREDLTPPAKGAVAESRSVWMGWVGRVEPLPERHLGLALPEEIPDLAAKLDAIADALAGQAIAQLGAPIEFAAPIEPEIQPLLRGKRIAIARDAAFCFIYPANLRCLQLLGAELRFFSPLAHESLPECDAVWLPGGYPELHADTLAAHPTIRAELAAHLAADKPIWAECGGMLALCESLTLVDGSVKPMWGLLPAQAAMQTRLAALGAQSFNLGRGEIRGHTFHYSKLTTELAPVGYGSPCRLGSNGEALYKHGYIKASYIHSWFMSHPSATAALFGVVV, translated from the coding sequence TTGGCTTCAGTACTCCTCATCGCAGCCCCATCCTCAGGCTCTGGCAAAACCACCATCACCGCAGGTCTGGCATGGCTGTATCGTCGCCAAGGTCTGCTCGTAAAAGTTTTCAAATGCGGCCCTGATTTTCTCGATCCGCTGTTGCTCTGTTTTGCCAGTGGCGAGCCGGTTGATAATCTTGATTTATGGCTGGTTGGTGAGGATTTGTGTCGGCAGATGCTGGCGCAAGCGGCGCGTGATTTCGATGTGATCTTGATCGAATCGGTGATGGGGCTGTTTGATGGCGAGCCGAGTACGGCTGATCTGGCGGTGAAATTTGGCCTGCCGGTGTTGGCGATAATCGATGCGGGCGCAATGGCGCAGACCTTTGGTGCGCTGGCGTTTGGCTTGGCGCATTATCGTGCTGATTTGCCATTTTATGGTGTGCTGGCCAATAAAGTCGCGGGCGAGCGCCATGCGCAGATGCTGCAAGAGTCAATAAAGCCCCAGAACAAGGAGCGCGAGGCCGCGTTGCGAGCCGTTTGCGGGCAAGAAAAATCCGCAGCGAAAACTGAGGTAGTACAAGACGTACAGCGAGGTTTGCGCGAGGATTTGACGCCGCCTGCGAAAGGCGCAGTAGCGGAATCGCGTTCCGTTTGGATGGGTTGGGTCGGTCGGGTTGAACCCTTACCCGAACGCCATTTAGGCTTGGCACTGCCCGAGGAAATACCCGATCTTGCTGCCAAGCTCGATGCCATAGCTGATGCGCTGGCTGGCCAAGCGATTGCGCAATTAGGCGCTCCGATTGAATTTGCCGCGCCCATTGAGCCTGAAATCCAGCCTTTACTGCGTGGAAAACGGATTGCAATCGCGCGCGATGCGGCATTTTGTTTTATTTATCCGGCCAATTTACGCTGCCTTCAATTGCTGGGTGCGGAGTTGAGGTTTTTCTCCCCGCTGGCGCACGAGTCGCTCCCCGAGTGTGATGCGGTTTGGTTACCTGGTGGTTATCCCGAATTACATGCCGATACCTTAGCTGCGCATCCGACTATTCGCGCTGAATTAGCTGCGCATTTGGCGGCGGACAAACCGATTTGGGCGGAGTGCGGTGGGATGTTGGCGCTGTGTGAAAGTTTGACTTTGGTCGATGGCAGCGTGAAGCCCATGTGGGGCTTGCTGCCCGCGCAGGCCGCGATGCAAACGCGTTTGGCTGCGTTGGGAGCGCAAAGTTTCAATCTTGGCCGTGGCGAAATCCGTGGGCATACTTTCCATTATTCAAAGCTCACGACCGAATTAGCTCCCGTTGGGTATGGATCGCCATGCCGCTTGGGGTCTAATGGTGAGGCACTATACAAGCATGGGTATATCAAAGCGTCGTATATTCACAGCTGGTTTATGAGTCATCCATCCGCAACCGCGGCATTGTTTGGAGTTGTAGTATGA
- a CDS encoding cobalamin-binding protein, with translation MKLIFALAMSVASASVLAAVSVKDDVGATIALAQPAKRIISLAPHVTEDLFAIGAGKLIVGAVNYSDYPPEANQIERIGGYNGFDLERIRALKPDLIIGWATGNPERQLDQIKSLGIPVFLTFSKKMSDVPTVLERLGTLSGNEAGAAKAAKSYRDQLAQLERTYAGRKPVRVFYQIWDRPLMTINNTQIISDVMRVCGGVNVFGTQVDLTPKVDVEAVLAANPDVVMTSGEPGMKTDWLVPWKKWKNLKATQNNQFYMLPKDSVNRMGPRLVEGGKAMCEALEKARQ, from the coding sequence ATGAAGTTGATTTTTGCCCTTGCAATGAGCGTGGCCAGCGCAAGTGTATTGGCTGCGGTGAGTGTGAAAGATGATGTTGGCGCGACAATTGCATTGGCACAGCCCGCTAAGCGCATCATCAGCCTTGCGCCGCATGTGACTGAAGATTTGTTTGCGATTGGCGCCGGCAAATTGATTGTTGGCGCGGTCAATTATAGCGATTACCCGCCTGAGGCGAACCAAATTGAGCGCATTGGCGGCTATAACGGTTTTGACTTGGAACGCATCCGCGCGCTTAAGCCCGATCTGATTATTGGCTGGGCAACAGGCAACCCAGAGCGGCAACTCGATCAGATTAAATCCTTGGGCATTCCAGTGTTTCTGACGTTTTCCAAAAAAATGAGCGACGTGCCTACCGTGTTGGAACGGCTTGGCACGCTATCGGGCAATGAGGCGGGGGCGGCCAAGGCGGCGAAAAGCTATCGCGATCAATTGGCGCAGTTGGAAAGAACCTATGCCGGCCGTAAACCTGTGCGGGTGTTTTACCAGATTTGGGATAGACCGCTAATGACGATCAACAACACACAAATCATCTCGGATGTGATGCGCGTGTGCGGCGGCGTGAATGTGTTTGGTACCCAAGTCGATCTAACGCCCAAGGTGGATGTTGAGGCTGTGCTGGCCGCCAACCCGGATGTCGTCATGACGAGCGGCGAGCCGGGCATGAAAACCGATTGGCTGGTGCCGTGGAAAAAGTGGAAAAATCTGAAAGCCACGCAGAATAATCAGTTTTATATGCTGCCTAAAGATAGCGTCAATCGGATGGGGCCACGCCTCGTTGAAGGCGGCAAAGCCATGTGCGAAGCGCTCGAAAAGGCGAGGCAATGA
- a CDS encoding NYN domain-containing protein, protein MSKLNPKFEFKFEPENNHQRIAVLIDADNAQAKLVKPILAEIGKFGIATVKRIYGDFTKPNLNSWKTVLLEHSILPMQQYAYTTGKNATDSALIIDAMDLLHTGRFDAFCLVSSDSDFTRLAARIRESGLTVFGIGRATTPTPFKAACDKFIETDYLAADASIDAELPKETKVIEKAIIKKEPIIVKEEIAPAVIGTANLNLDVVTLLKSAIDEISDDQGYTRISDIGSYLTRQQPDFDSRKYGHKKLSDLIKAHANKFLIDEREIRIGSPKVLYVKNKGN, encoded by the coding sequence ATGAGTAAACTAAATCCAAAGTTTGAATTCAAGTTTGAGCCTGAAAATAATCACCAAAGAATAGCTGTCTTGATTGATGCGGATAATGCACAGGCTAAACTTGTTAAACCCATTTTGGCTGAAATTGGAAAATTTGGTATTGCAACGGTCAAACGTATTTATGGCGATTTTACAAAACCTAATTTGAATTCTTGGAAAACAGTTCTATTAGAGCATTCAATTTTGCCTATGCAGCAATATGCATATACAACGGGTAAAAATGCCACTGACAGTGCGTTGATTATCGATGCTATGGATTTGCTGCACACAGGACGGTTTGATGCGTTCTGTTTGGTTTCTAGTGACAGTGATTTTACAAGATTGGCTGCAAGAATTCGTGAATCAGGTTTAACAGTGTTCGGAATAGGCCGAGCAACAACCCCAACGCCATTCAAAGCCGCGTGTGATAAATTTATTGAAACAGATTATCTTGCTGCTGATGCGAGTATTGACGCTGAGTTGCCTAAAGAAACTAAAGTCATCGAAAAGGCAATTATTAAAAAAGAACCAATTATTGTTAAAGAAGAAATAGCTCCTGCCGTGATCGGTACTGCAAATCTAAATCTTGACGTAGTTACACTACTTAAATCGGCTATTGACGAAATCTCAGATGATCAAGGGTATACCCGCATTTCAGATATAGGTTCATATCTGACTCGTCAACAGCCAGATTTTGACTCAAGAAAATATGGTCATAAAAAACTAAGTGATTTAATTAAGGCGCATGCAAATAAGTTCTTAATTGATGAGCGAGAAATTCGGATTGGTAGCCCAAAAGTGCTCTACGTTAAGAATAAAGGAAATTAA
- a CDS encoding YiiD C-terminal domain-containing protein — protein sequence MSELKNLLEKTLHVEIPLTREIGISVISASTQLVELAAPLSPNINHKCTAFGGSLYAVAVLAGWSMVFARLHAAGIHAHIVIQDAQIEYLLPVVETISARCELAEDDEFARCLKLFERKGRGRIALAVEIVTQQGVAVKFSGNYVIHN from the coding sequence ATGTCTGAATTGAAAAACTTGTTAGAAAAAACACTGCACGTAGAAATCCCGCTGACGCGTGAAATCGGCATTTCAGTCATCAGCGCCAGCACTCAGTTAGTCGAGCTTGCAGCGCCGTTGTCGCCGAATATCAACCACAAATGCACCGCCTTTGGCGGCAGCTTGTACGCCGTTGCGGTGTTGGCGGGTTGGAGTATGGTGTTTGCTAGGTTACATGCGGCGGGGATTCATGCGCATATCGTAATTCAAGACGCGCAAATCGAGTATCTGCTGCCCGTGGTTGAAACTATCTCGGCAAGGTGTGAGTTAGCGGAAGACGACGAATTTGCGCGCTGCCTGAAATTATTCGAGCGCAAAGGGCGAGGGCGGATTGCTTTGGCGGTTGAAATCGTGACGCAGCAGGGTGTGGCGGTGAAATTTAGTGGGAATTATGTGATTCATAATTAA
- the cobO gene encoding cob(I)yrinic acid a,c-diamide adenosyltransferase: protein MSQESTRNERHAARMARKKAIIDAHIAEANIDTGIMILLTGNGKGKSSSAFGMVARAIGHGMKVGVVQFIKNRTDTGEEAFLGKHCEWHVMGDGFTWETQNFEADKARSEEAWAMAAKMLNDDSYDVVVLDELTYCLSYGYLDKATVIRDIESRPEMQHVVVTGRAAVPELREIADTISELNDEKHAYKAGIRAQKGLEW from the coding sequence ATGAGCCAAGAAAGCACCCGCAATGAACGCCACGCCGCCCGCATGGCGCGCAAAAAAGCCATTATCGACGCCCACATTGCCGAGGCCAATATCGACACTGGCATCATGATTTTGCTCACCGGCAACGGCAAAGGTAAATCATCATCGGCCTTTGGCATGGTGGCGCGCGCGATTGGTCACGGCATGAAAGTGGGCGTCGTGCAATTTATCAAAAACCGCACCGATACCGGCGAAGAAGCCTTTTTGGGTAAGCACTGCGAATGGCATGTGATGGGCGACGGTTTTACGTGGGAAACGCAAAACTTTGAAGCCGACAAAGCGCGTTCGGAAGAAGCGTGGGCGATGGCAGCCAAAATGCTCAATGATGACAGCTACGATGTGGTCGTACTTGATGAGCTGACCTATTGCCTATCGTACGGCTATTTGGATAAAGCGACGGTGATCCGCGACATCGAATCGCGCCCCGAGATGCAACATGTCGTCGTGACGGGCCGCGCCGCCGTACCAGAACTGCGCGAGATTGCCGACACGATTAGCGAATTGAACGACGAAAAACATGCGTACAAGGCGGGGATCAGAGCCCAAAAGGGCTTGGAGTGGTAA